From Halotia branconii CENA392, the proteins below share one genomic window:
- a CDS encoding aldose epimerase — protein MFTIAIQQQQYKTYILSDETAGSQLEVVPERGGIITRWRVQGQEIFYLDTERFTNPNLSVRGGNPILFPICGNLPDNSYIHNGKQYNLKQHGFARDLSWEVTDQATQNQASLTVVLNSTEQTKAVYPFDFQVVFTYKLQGNTLEIQQEYKNLSSIQLPFSTGFHPYFLAKDKTQLKFEIPSHEYQDQRSKEIHRFNGNFDFNLDEIDVAFKELTSQSATVIDNSRKLELTLDYGKEYPILVFWTLKGKDFYCLEPWTAPRNSLNTGEHLTVLKPGASYNACVRLTANFF, from the coding sequence GTGTTTACCATTGCCATTCAACAGCAACAATACAAAACCTACATCCTTTCTGATGAAACCGCTGGTTCTCAACTGGAAGTTGTACCAGAACGTGGCGGTATTATCACCCGTTGGCGTGTCCAAGGGCAAGAAATTTTCTATCTGGATACTGAGCGTTTTACTAATCCTAATTTGAGCGTCAGAGGTGGGAATCCAATACTATTTCCTATCTGTGGCAACTTGCCGGATAACTCTTACATCCACAACGGTAAACAGTACAATCTCAAACAACATGGCTTTGCCCGTGATTTATCTTGGGAAGTAACTGACCAAGCGACCCAAAACCAAGCTAGTCTTACTGTTGTCCTCAATAGTACAGAGCAAACTAAAGCTGTTTATCCCTTTGACTTTCAAGTAGTTTTTACCTACAAGTTACAAGGCAATACTCTAGAGATTCAGCAAGAGTATAAAAATCTATCATCTATACAACTGCCTTTTTCTACAGGTTTCCATCCTTACTTTTTGGCAAAGGATAAAACCCAGCTAAAGTTTGAAATTCCTTCCCACGAATACCAAGACCAGAGAAGTAAGGAAATTCACCGATTTAACGGTAATTTTGACTTTAATCTCGACGAAATTGATGTTGCCTTTAAAGAACTAACAAGTCAATCGGCAACGGTGATAGACAACAGCCGCAAGTTAGAATTGACTCTAGATTACGGCAAGGAATATCCCATTTTGGTATTTTGGACACTCAAAGGCAAAGACTTTTATTGTCTAGAACCGTGGACTGCTCCACGTAATTCCTTGAATACTGGCGAACACTTAACTGTATTAAAACCAGGAGCCAGCTACAATGCATGTGTACGGTTAACAGCTAATTTTTTCTAA
- a CDS encoding type IV pilus twitching motility protein PilT has translation MTESQHPSSINPVASRNIPPMPPPPPSLMTTQRQSTQTLDMSSVNRSPSSAASSAAYRPGPPPPMPKSSTSALTLAQIIKEAYDQGYSDVHLGVGEIPRFRNRGEIQSTDYPETNKEAFMSWLQEVMSEAEIQRFEEHLEFDGATQYDFARVRINVFGSLKGYSMVLRLIPLKILTMEQLRLPSVFRDICHHHKGLILVTGPTGSGKSTTMAAMIDYINKEMAKHIITIEDPIEFVHQSRKSLVKQREVGMHTLKFDNALKAALREDPDLILVGEMRDKETVNTALKAAQTGHLVMGTLHTNSAVKTIERILNLYSGEEQDAMRVAISESLVAVIAQGLCRTTDGKRAAFHDILINTEAIKEWIKDGKYDEISELMKQASFDGMITMNQSLLDLYQDGRITEETALEMSPTPNEMAQFLRGRV, from the coding sequence ATGACAGAATCACAGCATCCATCAAGTATAAATCCTGTTGCTTCCCGGAATATACCCCCGATGCCGCCGCCGCCACCATCGTTAATGACGACGCAGCGCCAGTCTACACAAACGTTGGATATGTCGTCAGTGAATAGAAGTCCCTCTAGTGCTGCATCTAGTGCGGCTTATCGTCCAGGCCCCCCGCCACCGATGCCAAAAAGTAGTACTTCGGCATTAACATTAGCGCAGATTATCAAGGAAGCTTACGATCAGGGATATTCAGACGTTCATCTAGGTGTAGGGGAAATACCTCGCTTCCGTAACCGAGGAGAAATTCAATCGACGGATTATCCAGAAACCAATAAAGAAGCTTTCATGAGTTGGTTGCAGGAGGTAATGAGTGAAGCGGAAATTCAGCGCTTTGAAGAACACTTAGAATTTGACGGCGCAACTCAGTACGACTTTGCCCGCGTGCGGATTAATGTCTTTGGTTCGCTTAAGGGCTATTCAATGGTGTTGCGGTTAATTCCGCTGAAAATCTTGACGATGGAACAGTTGAGGCTACCCTCGGTTTTTCGGGATATTTGCCATCATCATAAAGGTTTAATTTTGGTGACTGGGCCTACTGGTTCTGGTAAATCGACCACAATGGCAGCGATGATTGACTACATCAATAAAGAGATGGCTAAACATATCATCACCATTGAAGACCCGATTGAATTTGTTCACCAAAGCCGCAAGTCTCTAGTCAAACAACGGGAAGTAGGAATGCACACCCTAAAGTTTGATAATGCTTTGAAAGCAGCTTTGCGGGAAGATCCAGATTTGATTCTAGTGGGAGAAATGCGGGATAAAGAAACTGTTAACACCGCCTTGAAAGCTGCTCAAACTGGTCACTTAGTTATGGGAACCCTGCACACAAATAGCGCGGTGAAAACTATTGAACGGATACTCAATCTGTATTCAGGTGAAGAACAAGACGCGATGCGGGTAGCAATTTCGGAGTCTTTAGTAGCGGTGATTGCTCAAGGTTTGTGCCGCACTACTGATGGGAAGCGGGCTGCATTCCACGATATTTTGATCAATACTGAAGCTATCAAAGAATGGATTAAAGATGGTAAGTATGATGAAATTAGCGAGTTGATGAAGCAAGCAAGCTTTGATGGCATGATCACCATGAATCAGTCACTGCTCGACCTCTACCAAGACGGACGCATCACAGAAGAAACAGCTTTAGAAATGTCACCAACTCCTAACGAAATGGCGCAGTTTCTCAGAGGACGAGTTTAG
- a CDS encoding circadian clock KaiB family protein has protein sequence MTTDKLSRPQLFKGIALFTPGGDLIYCIDPNKQGRWHLHLCTALQEILDLPEPPHFLVPCYTATIDHWLDPHSHRVRTFAEAYPAVIRHQAVLNAIFSTDDLVWQTAPWQEGLCDRMVLTTYRSSFPQLWEDHDLVVNLDLSQPVPKYSQPVIAAQNVQQKTQCYVLRLFVAGHSANTERILQNLHEMLERSLGYPYTMKVVDVLTNPEQAEIDQVSATPTLVKVWPHPIRRIVGDLDNDEKLLQMLGAKEKN, from the coding sequence TTGACTACAGACAAACTATCTAGACCTCAGCTGTTCAAAGGCATTGCCTTATTCACACCTGGAGGAGATTTAATTTACTGCATCGACCCAAATAAACAAGGTCGATGGCATTTGCATTTATGTACTGCTTTACAAGAAATTTTAGATTTACCAGAACCGCCTCATTTTTTAGTACCTTGCTACACAGCAACGATTGATCACTGGCTAGATCCGCACAGCCACCGAGTGCGAACATTTGCAGAGGCTTATCCAGCAGTAATTCGACATCAGGCTGTACTTAACGCTATTTTTAGTACAGATGATTTAGTTTGGCAAACAGCGCCTTGGCAAGAGGGTTTGTGCGATCGCATGGTACTAACAACTTATCGCTCTTCGTTTCCTCAACTCTGGGAAGATCATGATTTAGTTGTAAACTTAGACCTTTCCCAACCAGTACCAAAATACTCTCAGCCAGTCATAGCAGCTCAAAATGTACAGCAAAAAACACAATGCTATGTTCTGCGTTTGTTTGTCGCTGGGCATAGCGCCAATACTGAACGCATCCTCCAAAATCTACACGAAATGTTAGAGCGATCGCTAGGATATCCGTACACGATGAAAGTTGTGGATGTTTTAACAAATCCAGAACAAGCAGAAATCGATCAAGTTTCTGCCACTCCTACTTTAGTTAAAGTTTGGCCTCATCCAATTCGGCGAATTGTTGGAGATTTAGATAATGATGAAAAACTTTTACAGATGTTAGGCGCTAAAGAAAAAAATTAA